CCATTTCCGGTTACGTCACATTCAGGGATGACATTGTTCTGCACGCCAATCCTCCTGTAAAGTGTAGCGTCTTCATTTCTTACTATTTCAAATGCATTGAATCGTGCCGTTGTTGTTCATTTTCCAGCAACATGTCATCTACCACTGCAGACTTCAATGAAGAGCAGCAGCGCCAAGGAGCACAGGTTAGCAGCAAGATCAACATTATGCTAATACGACATGTGCTAACGCGTTAGCCTGCTAGCCTCCAGTGTTTGGGTGTGCTGTAACCAGATTAAAAGTGCCCCTGTTGCTCCCCAGCTGTCACCCGTGGGCACCGGCTACATCCCCACGGAGGAAGAGAGGAGGGTGTTTCGGGAGTGCCACAACGAAAGTTTTTGGTACAGATGTAAGTTTATTTTCCATCAGTGTTCATTCAATCCAAATAtcagcaaaaaaatgcatccaTGTCAATATGCCATAGTGGTTAAAGTTCATTCGTTGACCGGAAGTGTGTTGTGCTTAAAATGTTTAGTCTTAGGAATAACTGTTACCACAGTAAACATGGATACAGAAGTTATCAATAGTTTAATTTGTTCACTGCCAGTAGAGTATGTGTTGTGTgttattgacggcaatagacgtccaatcaatatttaactcccagttaaaatggattggacatctatagttgtcagtggcagccaaagagttaagctTTGTCAGCtcatgaaacaaataaaaaaatcaagtgttTCTTCTTTCCAGCGGTGCCCTTTTCCGTTTTGAGCATGGCCATAACTCAAGCCCTGGTTACGAGAGGTAAGAACACAGACAGTACTTCTGCAGTCATATGAAAGAGAAATGGGCAATATAGTTCAAATTGGTTTTTTTCCGCATGTTTTGTTTAGGGTTTCTTTCTGCATCGCCCAGGTTTGGATCTCTTCCAAAAGTGGCCTGTAAGTTTGAAGACAAGGTGGTCAAGACCAAGCTATGTTTTATTATCACTACATTACTGGCATCATTTTTTGCAAAACAGTATAACTTGGCATAACACTTGGCACGAATGGTCAGCATCGTGGTTTTGAATGCCGCTGTGTTCTAAAATCATGCAGCAATAGAAGCGTCTACAATGATGCACTAAAGTACTGCAAAAAACTAAGTATATCTGTGGTCTGCATTTTCATCCTACCCTTCAAAACGTCCTCCGCATGCACATATCAATTAAAAGCAGCGAGTACTTACTAATTTTACCCtttaattgccttaaaatacttttgatgtgttttttcCTGTCATGGCGTTTAAAGAGTGTTTTTCTTATGGTCTATTTACCAAATTAGTCACAATTTATACCACAATCATTTGATATCACTACATGTATTTTTATGAGTTTAGGtagttttgaatgaaaactagTCTTGAAGTTTAAAAGtcctttgtgttgttgttttttatgctcAATGCTGCCAGAACGAAAGATTTCGGCTTTTTAATGTTTGGAATGCAACCTAAGTTCTGATTTCTGTGTCTCTGTTGCGGTCTCCCAGTTGCTGGCGTTTGCGGCTATATAGCAGGGAAGATGTCATACATGAAGACGTGTCAGGAGAAGTTCAAGAGGCTTGACAACTCTCCTCTGGGAGAGGGCCTACGGCAGGGGACGGGACTTTCACTACAGCCGTGTGTACTTCCACTAACaccacacttaaaaaaaactgataaaCCTCCAAGGTACCAAAGAGAATATTGTGATTCTTGTCTCAAGTCTTCAAGGTGCTCAATCAGAAATGAGTGATCCTAACACCCCGAGCTATGACAGCATGTTCCAGCCAGCAGAGATGTCAGCTTCCGGCAAAGCCCGTGAATATGGTTTTAACCCCAAACCACCTGTTGGTCCACAAAGATCAGATGACTTTAATTTCCAAGGTAACACTTAGGCATTGAGCAAGAATTCATTGTCTCGATGCCAAAGTGGACAAAGAACGATCATAAGAAAAACTTTGAGAGGTCGTTCCAAGATCACGAGTCTTGCATTGGGATAATTAGCCAAAACACAGTGAGAAATGAAACATGAAAGAGCAAAAATATCAGACTAATCTCATTGAGTTACAAAAATCATTTGATTGCCTCAAATAGTTGTGCAGCAAATATTCAATTAATggacgtttttatttttattttttcccccccaaggcCTGTTATATTGATTTCTTAAACCATTCATGTAGAATCTTgagttacttttattttttggggtattttatttcctttcttGCCATGTTAGTATAATTTACTGTAAGACACTAAGTTTATACTGTTATTGTTGTCTGGATGATTTGCAGTAGAATTCACAACcccacaaaaaatgttttttttctgttttgataTTAAGAATCACTTGATCCAGCCAAGGCCATTGAGTCCATTTTTAGGACTGAATTTTGTCTTGAACTAGGTTTAATTGCAGTTAGTGAGAGCCTCTCATTTGgtcgtcttttttattttttaacaagagtTGATAACCAAGTTGTCTCCTCCTGTCATCTCCAGATCAGTCCTATGAAGACGGAGATGAACCAAAGCGAAAGTCTATTCTCTATGAGGACCTGCGTGTGAAAAACCGAGAAAACTACGAGGTCACACTCACCCAAAAGGCAGACTCATTGCTCAAAACGCCCCTTGAAAAAGAGCCAGTAAGATCAACAAAAAACGGTAGGAAGAAGCACTAAATTCATCAAGAATGGAATAAGTTGTATGGAAAAAGTTAAATTATACTCTTTTTACTTTGCAGAAAAGAAGAATATCTATGGAGACACCTGGGACGAATAATTTTGTTTTCTCTTGCCAATTTTGCTCGGTGCATTCCGTCCAAAACTGTGCGACATATCTTTGAAAAACGTATTAAACCAAAGTGCTTTAAGTGTTTTGTTTGCATTAATGGATACATTTGACATGTTCCACGTATAATCAGAATATTACACACACAACCTCAACTCAACTTATTGTTTGGCATATTTGACCATGTTTAAGTATAAcacatcaggaaaaaaaatccagaggaAGAGGTGGTTTATAGCCTCTCTACATATTATGTTTTCAAAAGgtatttttaatatgcaaaagac
The Stigmatopora argus isolate UIUO_Sarg chromosome 7, RoL_Sarg_1.0, whole genome shotgun sequence DNA segment above includes these coding regions:
- the LOC144077536 gene encoding OCIA domain-containing protein 1, coding for MSSTTADFNEEQQRQGAQLSPVGTGYIPTEEERRVFRECHNESFWYRSVPFSVLSMAITQALVTRGFLSASPRFGSLPKVAFAGVCGYIAGKMSYMKTCQEKFKRLDNSPLGEGLRQGTGLSLQPLQGAQSEMSDPNTPSYDSMFQPAEMSASGKAREYGFNPKPPVGPQRSDDFNFQDQSYEDGDEPKRKSILYEDLRVKNRENYEVTLTQKADSLLKTPLEKEPVRSTKNEKKNIYGDTWDE